The following are from one region of the Aspergillus chevalieri M1 DNA, chromosome 1, nearly complete sequence genome:
- the CCT2 gene encoding chaperonin-containing T-complex subunit CCT2 (COG:O;~EggNog:ENOG410PH52;~InterPro:IPR002423,IPR027410,IPR027413,IPR017998, IPR002194,IPR012716,IPR027409;~PFAM:PF00118;~go_component: GO:0005829 - cytosol [Evidence IEA];~go_component: GO:0005832 - chaperonin-containing T-complex [Evidence IEA];~go_function: GO:0005524 - ATP binding [Evidence IEA];~go_function: GO:0051082 - unfolded protein binding [Evidence IEA];~go_process: GO:0006457 - protein folding [Evidence IEA]) has product MASFANPTQIFADDVIEEKGENARLSAFVGAIAVGDLVKTTLGPKGMDKILQSASTGDILVTNDGATILKAIALDNAAAKVLVNISKVQDDEVGDGTTSVTVLAAELLREAEKLVDRKIHPQTIIEGYRIASQAALAALEKAAVDRSKDTEAFRKDLHSIARTTLSSKVLSQDRDHFASLACDAVLRLKGSTDLSHIQIIKKAGGKLSDSYLDEGFILDKKIGVNQPKRLEKAKILVANTAMDTDKVKIFGARVKVESTGKLAELEKAEREKMRAKVERIKAHGINCFVNRQLIYNWPEQLFTEAGIMSIEHADFDGIERLALVTGGEIASTFEHPEQVKLGECDLIEEVIVGEDTLIKFSGVAAGQACTIVLRGATEQLLDEAERSLHDALAVLSQTVKDPRVTLGGGCAEMVMSKAVEHAAQNTTGKKQLAVDSFAHALKQLPTILADNAGLDSSDLVTRLRQAINNGMSSSGLDLLTPGGGIADMRELGVVESYKLKKAVVSSASEAAELLLRVDNIIRAAPRRRERM; this is encoded by the exons ATG GCGTCCTTCGCCAATCCTACGCAAATCTTCGCGGACGACGTGATCGAGGAGAAGGGAGAGAATGCACGTCTCTCCGCCTTTGTCGGTGCCATTGCAGTTGGTGACTTGGTGAAGACGACGCTGGGACCCAAGGGAATGGACAAGATCTTACAATCAGC ATCGACCGGCGATATCCTCGTGACAAATGACGGTGCTACGATCCTCAAGGCGATTGCCCTCGATAACGCCGCGGCCAAGGTGCTGGTCAACATCTCCAAGGTTCAGGATGACGAAGTCGGTGACGGAACAACATCGGTGACCGTATTGGCCGCAGAACTCCTCCGGGAGGCTGAAAAGCTCGTGGATCGCAAGATTCACCCCCAGACCATCATCGAGGGTTACCGGATAGCCAGCCAGGCTGCCCTCGCCGCTCTCGAAAAGGCCGCCGTCGACCGCAGCAAGGACACGGAGGCGTTCCGGAAAGACCTCCACTCCATCGCCCGTACTACCCTCAGCTCCAAGGTCCTGTCCCAGGACCGCGACCACTTCGCCTCTCTTGCCTGTGACGCCGTGCTACGTCTCAAGGGCTCGACCGATCTCAGTCATATCCAGATTATCAAGAAGGCTGGTGGAAAGCTCAGCGACTCCTACCTTGACGAAGGATTCATTCTCGACAAGAAGATCGGTGTCAACCAGCCCAAGCGTCTGGAGAAGGCCAAGATTCTGGTGGCCAACACTGCTATGGACACGGACAAGGTGAAGATCTTTGGCGCTCGGGTGAAGGTCGAGTCGACGGGCAAGCTTGCAGAGCTGGAGAAGGCCGAGCGTGAGAAGATGCGCGCCAAGGTTGAGCGGATCAAGGCTCACGGTATCAACTGCTTTGTTAACCGCCAGCTGATCTACAACTGGCCCGAGCAGCTGTTCACCGAGGCTGGTATCATGTCGATTGAGCACGCCGACTTTGACGGCATTGAGCGTCTGGCTCTCGTCACTGGTGGCGAGATCGCCTCGACCTTCGAGCACCCCGAGCAGGTCAAGCTGGGTGAGTGTGACCTGATCGAGGAAGTCATTGTGGGTGAAGACACCCTCATCAAGTTCTCGGGCGTTGCTGCCGGTCAGGCATGCACAATCGTGCTGCGTGGTGCTACAGAGCAACTGCTTGACGAGGCTGAGCGGTCGCTGCACGACGCTCTGGCTGTTCTCTCGCAGACTGTCAAGGACCCTCGGGTGACACTGGGTGGTGGCTGTGCCGAGATGGTCATGTCCAAGGCTGTTGAGCACGCGGCCCAGAACACAACTGGCAAGAAACAGCTTGCAGTCGACTCGTTCGCACACGCTCTGAAGCAGCTCCCGACCATCCTGGCAGACAACGCCGGTCTGGACTCGAGCGATCTGGTGACCCGGCTACGGCAGGCGATCAACAACGGCATGTCCAGCTCTGGGTTGGACCTGTTGACGCCCGGTGGCGGTATTGCGGACATGCGCGAGTTGGGTGTTGTGGAGAGTTACAAGTTGAAGAAGGCAGTTGTGtcttccgcttccgaggcGGCTGAGCTTCTGCTGCGTGTGGACAACATCATCCGTGCTGCTCCTCGCCGTCGCGAGCGTATGTAA
- a CDS encoding WD40 repeat domain-containing peptidylprolyl isomerase (COG:O;~EggNog:ENOG410PJSB;~InterPro:IPR002130,IPR036322,IPR020892,IPR015943, IPR029000,IPR001680,IPR017986;~PFAM:PF00160,PF00400;~go_function: GO:0003755 - peptidyl-prolyl cis-trans isomerase activity [Evidence IEA];~go_function: GO:0005515 - protein binding [Evidence IEA];~go_process: GO:0000413 - protein peptidyl-prolyl isomerization [Evidence IEA];~go_process: GO:0006457 - protein folding [Evidence IEA]) produces the protein MADSRLPPNKRPHAAVDEDENESSDEDDFGPALPSADAPKKKRRKLPFEKVYVNALPASSRYSKSLMHKDQLSFVTMTPFTDFLITSSADGFVKFWKKMAVGVEFVKEFRAHPPEKLRSVSVSADGRSFATTGADKTIKIFDVVTFDLLSMLNLEFVPRCVCWVHRRGASIPLLAVTDESSSTIQIFDGRGTNPTPLHIIKSIHRTPVATMAFNNAFDCVVSADESGMIEYWRASDGSFEKPDNVFELKSSTNLFEFKKAKSTPASLSISPTGQHFATISFPDRQVRIFDFASGKLYRKYDESLGTISDMQQAGTAIYPLETVEFGRRLAAEKELENPVTIPRVNVVFDESGHFIHYGSLYGIKCINTYTNRVVRVYGKDEPFRALNLTMYQGQPQKKGVTTVSMAASSNPLLQEAEERDPILVSTGFAKVRFYLFTNETDASKSNRDVHNERIQTGEGRGAKETTQRANELGTAAVLHTTMGDIHLRLFPSAAPKAVENFTTHARNGYYNNTIFHRVIRKFMIQGGDPLGDGTGGESIWGGEFPDEFSTLKHDKAYTLSMANAGPNTNGSQFFITTEKTPWLDGKHTIFGRAVQGMDVVHKIENTKTYKEKPEEDIKIVSITVS, from the exons ATGGCTGACTCGCGACTCCCTCCGAATAAACGCCCCCATGCGGCAGTCGATGAAGACG AGAATGAATCCTCAGACGAAGACGATTTCGGTCCTGCATTACCGTCTGCAGATGccccgaagaagaagcgaagAAAGCTTCCTTTCGAGAAGGTCTACGTGAATGCGCTGCCGGCGTCGTCGCGGTACTCCAAGTCGCTCATGCACAAGGACCAACTATCCTTCGTGACGATGACTCCGTTTACCGATTTCCTGATTACGAGCTCGGCCGATGGGTTTGTCAAGTTCTGGAAGAAGATGGCCGTGGGTGTGGAATTTGTCAAGGAGTTCCGGGCGCATCCTCCTGAGAAGCTTCGGAGCGTGAGTGTCAGCGCCGATGGGAGGAGCTTTGCGACGACTGGAGCAGACAAGACAATTAAGATCTTTGACGTTGTTACATTCG ACCTTCTTTCCATGCTCAACCTAGAATTCGTCCCCCGTTGCGTTTGCTGGGTGCATCGACGAGGCGCATCGATACCATTGCTGGCTGTTACAGATGAATCAAGCAGTACGATCCAGATCTTCGATGGCCGTGGGACGAACCCTACTCCTTTACATATAATCAAATCGATACATCGGACACCGGTGGCCACAATGGCATTCAATAACGCATTCGACTGTGTCGTTTCCGCAGACGAATCGGGCATGATCGAATACTGGCGAGCCAGCGACGGCTCGTTCGAGAAACCGGACAACGTTTTCGAGCTCAAGTCGTCGACCAACCTATTTGAGTTCAAAAAGGCAAAGTCTACGCCAGCATCGCTGTCCATCTCACCAACCGGTCAGCACTTCGCTACGATCTCCTTCCCCGACCGCCAGGTGCGGATTTTCGATTTCGCCAGCGGAAAGCTATATCGCAAGTACGATGAATCTCTCGGCACAATCAGCGACATGCAacaagccggcacggcgATCTATCCACTGGAGACAGTCGAGTTTGGACGACGACTAGCGGCGGAAAAGGAACTGGAGAACCCAGTGACCATCCCCCGGGTGAATGTGGTCTTCGACGAGTCAGGCCACTTCATCCATTACGGCTCCCTCTACGGCATCAAATGCATCAATACATACACGAACCGAGTGGTGCGGGTATACGGCAAAGATGAACCCTTCCGCGCCCTCAACCTAACCATGTACCAAGGCCAGCCACAAAAGAAAGGAGTCACAACAGTCTCCATGGCAGCCAGTTCCAACCCCCTCCTCCAAGAAGCCGAAGAGCGCGACCCAATTCTCGTCAGCACGGGCTTCGCCAAAGTCCGCTTCTATCTCTTCACCAACGAAACCGACGCCTCCAAGTCCAACCGCGACGTACACAACGAGCGCATCCAAACTGGCGAAGGCCGCGGCGCTAAGGAAACAACGCAACGCGCCAACGAACTCGGCACCGCAGCCGTTCTCCACACTACAATGGGCGATATCCACCTCCGTCTCTTCCCCTCTGCCGCACCCAAGGCCGTGGAGAACTTTACTACACACGCGCGCAACGGGTACTACAACAACACCATCTTCCACCGTGTCATCCGCAAGTTCATGATCCAAGGCGGTGACCCGCTGGGCGACGGGACAGGCGGCGAGTCGATCTGGGGCGGCGAGTTCCCGGATGAATTCTCGACACTGAAGCACGACAAGGCGTATACATTGTCGATGGCGAACGCGGGACCGAACACGAATGGGAGTCAGTTCTTTATTACAACGGAGAAGACGCCTTGGTTGGATGGGAAACATACGATTTTTGGGAGAGCAGTGCAGGGCATGGACGTCGTGCATAAAATTGAGAATACGAAGACGTACAAGGAGAAGCCGGAAGAGGATATCAAGATTGTTAGCATTACGGTCTCGTAA
- a CDS encoding uncharacterized protein (SECRETED:SignalP(1-20)): MRFTVNTIIFFAAMIATTHAAPANSTVTRSVKGWARFCDDANCSVNCGISVNVENPGCLIERGRGSVLYNGPYLGGIALLASPGESCGCQSSCVPHFWAISGSNTCLNLEDNPGSSYRFIHGGCPANNCE, encoded by the coding sequence ATGCGTTTCACCGTCAATACTATCATCTTCTTCGCGGCTATGATCGCAACCACCCACGCTGCGCCCGCCAACTCCACCGTTACCAGAAGTGTAAAAGGATGGGCCCGATTCTGTGACGATGCCAACTGCTCCGTGAACTGCGGGATTTCTGTCAACGTCGAGAATCCAGGCTGCCTGATTGAACGTGGCCGGGGGTCTGTGTTGTATAACGGACCTTACCTGGGGGGAATTGCTCTCCTGGCGTCGCCGGGGGAGAGCTGTGGGTGTCAGAGCAGCTGCGTTCCGCACTTTTGGGCGATCAGTGGTAGCAATACGTGCCTTAACCTGGAAGACAACCCTGGGAGTTCCTACCGGTTTATCCATGGGGGTTGCCCTGCGAACAACTGCGAGTAA